One Leptospira wolbachii serovar Codice str. CDC genomic region harbors:
- a CDS encoding anthranilate synthase component I family protein — protein sequence MTQTLPKIKIPKKPNYTSLFLPEGIEFWELFRVVEAKYENCFLLESAGDNQYDSRYSVMGFEPSHILVGETGVLEIDGKKYSVENPYYALRELTDYNSLSISYAGGFVGYLGYQSMQFFEPKLKLEPHPDFPAMIFGLYLDGLIYDKFTGELIYFDNGTNRIDEVNQILNLAVKQKSEKPKAKVSLLQAGLSKEVHKQMVEEALEEVKAGNTFQCQIGFEEIYQVDGNPLAIYETLREINPSPHMYYVKFGSRAILGASPELLFRLRQGEMESFPLAGTTKRGVDAKEDTLLARKLLTDPKEIAEHNMLIDLHRNDVGRVAKFGTVKVRRRFDVKRFSHVQHISSEVVGILSSKEDMFSGLASSFPAGTLSGAPKIESMKIIERIEKSPRGPYGGAVGSFGLNGDCTFAIPIRSFFVNGIKGFVRASGGIVFDSKPEDEYQEIINKMASVRKALDLHKGS from the coding sequence ATGACCCAAACACTTCCGAAAATCAAAATCCCCAAAAAACCAAATTACACTTCGTTATTCTTACCTGAAGGAATCGAGTTTTGGGAACTTTTTAGGGTCGTTGAGGCAAAATACGAGAATTGTTTTTTATTAGAATCCGCAGGGGACAACCAATACGATTCTCGGTATTCTGTTATGGGTTTTGAACCTTCTCACATCCTCGTGGGTGAGACTGGAGTTTTAGAAATTGATGGAAAAAAATATTCTGTTGAGAACCCATACTATGCTCTCAGAGAACTTACTGATTATAATTCGCTAAGCATTAGTTATGCGGGTGGATTTGTAGGTTATTTGGGTTATCAAAGTATGCAGTTCTTTGAACCAAAATTAAAACTGGAACCCCACCCTGATTTTCCAGCTATGATTTTTGGATTGTATTTAGATGGATTGATTTACGATAAATTTACTGGCGAGTTAATCTATTTTGATAACGGCACAAACCGTATCGATGAAGTGAACCAAATCCTAAACCTGGCAGTGAAGCAAAAGTCTGAGAAACCAAAAGCCAAGGTTTCTTTATTACAAGCGGGTTTGTCCAAAGAAGTGCATAAACAAATGGTGGAAGAGGCTTTAGAAGAAGTGAAAGCCGGAAACACCTTCCAATGCCAAATTGGTTTTGAGGAAATTTATCAAGTGGATGGAAATCCATTAGCTATTTATGAAACCTTGAGAGAGATCAATCCTTCTCCTCATATGTATTATGTAAAATTTGGATCTCGTGCCATTTTGGGTGCAAGTCCTGAGTTATTATTCAGGTTACGGCAAGGAGAAATGGAATCCTTTCCCTTAGCTGGCACCACCAAACGGGGAGTTGACGCCAAAGAAGATACTCTCCTTGCAAGAAAACTTTTAACTGATCCCAAAGAAATCGCCGAACACAATATGCTCATCGACCTTCATCGTAACGATGTGGGCCGAGTGGCAAAATTTGGAACAGTCAAGGTGCGTAGACGTTTTGATGTAAAAAGATTTTCTCATGTGCAACATATCTCTAGCGAAGTGGTAGGAATTCTTTCTTCCAAAGAAGATATGTTTTCGGGACTTGCTTCTTCCTTCCCCGCAGGAACACTCTCTGGTGCCCCAAAGATTGAATCCATGAAGATCATTGAACGGATTGAAAAATCTCCACGTGGTCCGTATGGCGGTGCTGTGGGAAGTTTTGGATTGAATGGGGATTGTACATTTGCAATTCCGATTCGTAGTTTTTTTGTGAATGGAATCAAAGGTTTTGTCCGGGCTTCTGGAGGAATTGTTTTTGATTCTAAACCGGAAGATGAATACCAAGAAATTATTAATAAAATGGCCTCGGTTCGCAAAGCTCTAGATTTACATAAAGGGTCATAA
- a CDS encoding SHOCT domain-containing protein translates to MLLIFFITDCSSFASKIKLIDSSASLAFFEVEEDEWRKIFPNEVSKLNIDTIKFTELPNVLKSIQYKRGVLAYEDWEVLVPEAYLPEIQKFAEKVVTNKEPKVYLCIFKLDDILAPNVKILKTSFYILGTEEGLVLLFHEINTNISFQTQYSFEDWVIFHPSPIKPIYRPELWLRDKQHTSLYKDKLVSKNGIYGNVVVYQIPELIPNPPLYKYPKEEEVIAPVEQWKSVPEKLKALEEMRKNQLITDEEYNRKKTELLKEF, encoded by the coding sequence TTGCTTCTTATTTTTTTTATTACCGATTGTTCCAGTTTTGCTAGTAAAATTAAACTTATAGATTCTTCCGCATCTTTGGCTTTTTTTGAAGTGGAGGAAGATGAATGGCGGAAGATTTTTCCAAATGAAGTTTCAAAACTTAACATAGACACAATAAAATTCACTGAACTACCCAATGTACTAAAGTCCATCCAATACAAACGAGGTGTCCTTGCTTATGAAGATTGGGAGGTTTTGGTTCCAGAGGCCTATCTGCCTGAAATACAAAAATTTGCTGAGAAGGTAGTTACAAATAAAGAACCAAAAGTGTATCTTTGTATTTTTAAGTTAGATGATATTCTCGCACCGAACGTAAAAATACTAAAAACAAGTTTTTATATCTTAGGTACAGAAGAAGGTTTGGTTTTATTATTTCATGAAATCAATACTAATATCAGTTTCCAAACGCAGTATTCATTCGAAGATTGGGTGATTTTTCATCCTTCCCCAATCAAACCAATCTATAGACCCGAACTTTGGCTACGAGACAAACAACATACAAGTTTGTATAAAGACAAACTTGTTAGTAAAAATGGTATTTATGGGAATGTGGTTGTTTATCAGATTCCAGAATTGATTCCAAATCCTCCTCTCTATAAGTATCCAAAGGAGGAAGAGGTCATTGCACCAGTGGAACAATGGAAATCAGTTCCAGAAAAACTAAAAGCATTAGAAGAAATGAGAAAGAACCAACTCATAACAGATGAGGAATACAACCGCAAGAAGACAGAACTTTTAAAAGAATTTTAA
- a CDS encoding LIC_10030 family protein, with protein sequence MKIQDYKSINRILNETSAKNKSGEIYVDNLHSPYIQFPEKFVIPGTSVTQPEFGDIKDFVHTVLKYIPEAIEGTCLLPEPRPKRETGKLFFVRPMLFGSSRFLYVFSVDMLYLGGAKSEEIKKPGSQNMTPSILTDRLYFQTKIIHLHSTLEDGEDITDFQAKRFQGGVFRVESEKDENKPIRKFSEIFDEIDFSETESTIREELGINSEVWKLGRIYSPIGIDYLSLSLRFLIPSLPKTIQHFKNFYPILTETDQGIPDETLKKYHEYLSLFEVERTQSKSGNILWKVITKSSDN encoded by the coding sequence ATGAAAATACAAGATTATAAATCAATCAATCGGATTCTAAATGAAACATCCGCAAAAAATAAATCAGGTGAAATCTATGTAGATAATCTACATTCCCCTTATATTCAATTTCCGGAAAAATTTGTAATCCCCGGAACTTCGGTCACACAACCTGAGTTTGGTGATATTAAGGATTTTGTACATACAGTTCTAAAATACATTCCCGAAGCTATCGAGGGAACCTGTTTATTACCAGAACCTCGGCCCAAAAGAGAGACTGGGAAATTGTTTTTTGTAAGACCCATGTTATTTGGTTCGTCTCGGTTTTTATATGTATTTTCTGTAGATATGTTGTATTTGGGTGGTGCCAAGTCGGAAGAAATTAAGAAGCCTGGTTCCCAAAATATGACTCCCTCTATCCTTACGGACAGATTGTACTTTCAAACCAAAATCATTCACCTCCATTCCACTTTAGAGGACGGTGAGGATATTACGGACTTTCAAGCAAAACGATTTCAGGGTGGGGTCTTCCGTGTAGAATCCGAGAAAGATGAAAATAAGCCGATTCGAAAGTTTTCGGAAATCTTTGATGAAATTGATTTTTCAGAAACAGAATCGACAATTCGTGAAGAATTAGGAATCAATTCTGAAGTATGGAAATTAGGAAGGATCTATAGTCCCATCGGAATAGACTATTTATCCCTATCTTTGAGATTTTTAATCCCTAGTTTGCCAAAAACAATCCAGCATTTCAAAAACTTTTATCCGATTTTGACAGAAACAGACCAGGGGATTCCGGATGAAACTTTAAAGAAATATCACGAATATCTTTCTTTATTCGAAGTGGAAAGAACTCAGTCGAAGTCTGGTAATATTTTGTGGAAAGTCATTACGAAATCATCCGATAATTAA
- a CDS encoding superoxide dismutase, producing MEHKLPELPYAKDALAPHISAETLEFHYGKHHQTYVTNLNNLIKGTEFENASLEEIVKKSSGGIFNNAAQIWNHTFYWHSLSPKGGGAPTGAVADLITKSFGSFDAFKEKFSQSAITNFGSGWTWLVKKGDGVEIVNTSNAGSPLKDGLQSLLTIDVWEHAYYIDFRNARPKYVEAFWNLVNWDFANQNLK from the coding sequence ATGGAACATAAACTCCCAGAACTTCCTTATGCTAAGGATGCACTTGCTCCGCATATTTCTGCAGAAACTCTCGAGTTTCACTACGGAAAACACCACCAAACTTACGTTACCAATCTCAATAACCTAATCAAAGGTACTGAGTTTGAAAACGCTAGTCTGGAAGAAATTGTAAAAAAGTCTTCCGGCGGAATTTTCAATAACGCAGCTCAGATTTGGAACCATACTTTCTACTGGCATTCCCTTTCTCCAAAAGGTGGCGGAGCTCCTACAGGTGCTGTTGCTGATCTCATCACTAAGTCTTTTGGTTCTTTTGATGCTTTCAAAGAAAAGTTTTCACAATCGGCCATTACTAACTTTGGATCTGGATGGACTTGGCTTGTTAAAAAAGGTGACGGCGTAGAAATCGTCAACACAAGCAATGCTGGTAGCCCATTGAAAGATGGTCTCCAATCTTTACTAACAATTGACGTTTGGGAACATGCATACTATATCGATTTCCGTAATGCTCGTCCAAAATACGTGGAAGCATTCTGGAATTTAGTAAACTGGGACTTCGCAAACCAAAACTTAAAATAA
- a CDS encoding anthranilate synthase component II gives MKVLILDNYDSFTFNLYQLVGEILEEREELFQLDVIRNDEKSFETIKSANYDKIIISPGPGHPADPAYFGVSADILKELGKTTPVLGICLGMQGMATVFGGEVVRANVAMHGKLSPIEHDGKGVFQGLTQGIEIMRYHSLVAKETSLPKDLEITARVSAGEGKGEIMGLRHKTLKIEGVQFHPESFGSEEGKDLLRNFINS, from the coding sequence ATGAAAGTACTTATCCTAGACAATTATGATTCTTTTACATTTAACCTTTACCAACTCGTTGGTGAAATCTTGGAAGAAAGGGAAGAACTCTTTCAACTGGATGTGATTCGAAATGATGAAAAATCTTTCGAAACAATCAAATCAGCTAACTATGATAAGATTATTATTTCTCCCGGACCCGGCCATCCCGCAGACCCGGCTTATTTTGGAGTCAGTGCTGACATTCTAAAGGAATTGGGTAAAACAACTCCCGTGCTTGGGATTTGTCTTGGAATGCAAGGAATGGCAACGGTATTTGGTGGAGAAGTGGTTCGTGCTAATGTGGCTATGCACGGTAAACTTTCTCCAATCGAACATGATGGTAAAGGTGTCTTCCAAGGGCTCACACAGGGCATTGAAATCATGCGTTACCATTCCTTGGTGGCGAAAGAAACTTCGCTTCCCAAGGATTTGGAAATTACGGCCCGAGTTTCCGCAGGTGAGGGAAAGGGGGAAATTATGGGACTTCGACACAAAACTTTAAAAATTGAAGGAGTCCAATTCCATCCAGAATCGTTTGGATCGGAAGAGGGGAAAGACCTACTGAGAAATTTTATTAATTCCTAA
- a CDS encoding site-2 protease family protein — protein sequence MESKKTIHILLFILTFFTLTYSDIFLNPQIPQTLENYKLMFFENWPYSASLLFILLAHEMGHYLPARYYGVKATWPYFIPLPVGPIGTMGAVIQIKQQIPDKKVLFDIGIGGPAASLILSVIAWLVGISLSKVIEIPPDFDRSGFLFFGDSLFTYFTTQWILGPIDLSTMDIQAHPLAKAGWVGLLITAVNLLPFGQLDGGHVIYSMFGENYRKWIHRLFVFFMIFALVHFTWLLWGFIIYYVVKIEHPFIRDSVSGIGKFRFYFGASMLVTFLIIFVPKPIILGSEFEESSLLMDIFRLITQSVGLD from the coding sequence TTGGAATCAAAAAAAACAATACACATTCTTTTATTCATTCTTACTTTTTTTACTTTAACTTACTCTGATATTTTTCTCAATCCTCAAATTCCTCAAACATTAGAGAATTATAAACTTATGTTTTTTGAGAACTGGCCCTATTCGGCTTCTTTGTTATTCATTTTACTAGCCCATGAAATGGGCCATTATCTACCCGCCAGGTATTATGGTGTGAAAGCCACATGGCCGTACTTCATTCCTTTACCAGTGGGACCGATCGGAACCATGGGAGCTGTGATCCAAATCAAACAACAAATTCCTGATAAAAAGGTTTTATTCGATATTGGTATTGGTGGACCCGCAGCAAGTTTAATCCTTTCTGTAATTGCCTGGTTAGTGGGTATTAGTTTGTCCAAAGTGATTGAAATTCCACCAGACTTTGATCGATCTGGTTTTTTGTTTTTTGGCGATAGCCTTTTCACTTATTTTACTACTCAGTGGATCCTCGGCCCCATTGATCTTTCAACGATGGATATACAAGCGCACCCACTTGCTAAAGCTGGATGGGTGGGTCTTTTAATTACAGCAGTAAACCTACTTCCTTTTGGTCAATTGGACGGTGGTCACGTCATCTATTCTATGTTTGGTGAAAATTATCGAAAATGGATTCACCGTTTATTTGTGTTTTTTATGATTTTCGCTTTGGTTCATTTTACTTGGCTACTTTGGGGTTTTATTATCTATTATGTTGTGAAGATCGAACACCCCTTTATTCGCGATTCCGTATCGGGAATTGGAAAATTTCGTTTTTACTTTGGAGCATCAATGTTAGTAACATTCCTAATCATTTTTGTTCCGAAACCGATTATCTTGGGTTCCGAATTTGAGGAATCATCTTTACTCATGGATATTTTTCGTCTGATAACACAAAGCGTTGGGTTAGATTAA
- a CDS encoding peroxiredoxin family protein, which yields MNTLKTVYRLVLFLIVFGFLSGEKWNAQAMPQFQMKDQYGQSYSDSSVKGKPVVLMGCFLRDLELCRKQGRKLYWKMQNLLWKDSSKVHFLLYLDFQETNKLVEDYLEESKTKQFESILLDRKGHLSVGLTKGESYIRIFNKSGKLVSSSYQEQMDEDLIREIYGILKKEI from the coding sequence ATGAATACGCTGAAAACCGTGTATCGACTGGTTTTGTTTTTGATTGTATTTGGTTTTTTATCTGGCGAAAAATGGAATGCACAGGCCATGCCACAATTTCAGATGAAGGACCAATATGGGCAATCGTATTCTGACAGTTCCGTAAAAGGAAAACCTGTCGTATTAATGGGATGTTTCCTTCGTGATCTGGAACTCTGCCGCAAACAAGGCCGAAAACTCTACTGGAAAATGCAAAATTTACTTTGGAAAGATAGTTCGAAAGTTCACTTCCTTCTTTATTTGGATTTCCAAGAAACAAACAAACTTGTGGAAGATTACCTAGAAGAATCCAAAACAAAACAATTTGAAAGTATTCTTTTGGATCGCAAAGGCCACCTTTCCGTCGGTCTAACCAAAGGCGAATCCTACATACGAATATTTAATAAATCAGGCAAACTAGTTTCTTCATCCTATCAGGAACAAATGGATGAAGATCTTATCCGAGAAATATATGGCATTCTTAAAAAAGAAATATAA
- a CDS encoding LIC10025 family lipoprotein: protein MAFLKKKYNFHNYLLCTLIFVSVSNCFQKNENYYQFWKGYDHLQRSIKSTSKNEVFFAALAGSLSEENESQLPKTPEGYPFLSLSGSIDNQQNWNLHWNEPEPTKYDFLAKVTFTPKQWEEREIYAVEKKTIHKLNGYQPRDFFKWFHDFALAINDHNAYQSLKSTSQNLQFLCSAMQCHVTENAEWHTLEFTINEDTKTKFPGFYQRTGSRLEKTKLNIEVWDKFNPTHKFKITNQGKTIQFHFPIDPPADYFLSPKEIRFLGDFEIRSFGITVKINNLEYKLKTSFDNQTDTLNGHFVRIGKKEINGSFFYIIPQGFVNFFIPGNMDEYFNEFFTLLIQGTQGRGGSQIHATFRKTPRGQINTITTYNETKRKRFSLFGGDDSQKASNDFDFFASWEEAMLEDLK, encoded by the coding sequence ATGGCATTCTTAAAAAAGAAATATAACTTTCACAATTATTTATTATGTACGCTAATCTTCGTTAGTGTTTCTAATTGTTTTCAAAAAAATGAAAACTATTATCAGTTTTGGAAAGGATATGACCATCTGCAACGGTCCATCAAATCTACCTCAAAAAACGAAGTATTTTTTGCAGCCCTTGCTGGCAGTCTCAGCGAAGAAAACGAATCCCAACTTCCAAAGACTCCAGAAGGTTATCCTTTCCTTTCCCTCTCCGGTAGCATTGACAACCAACAGAATTGGAACCTGCATTGGAATGAGCCAGAGCCAACTAAATACGATTTTCTTGCTAAAGTTACTTTTACACCCAAACAATGGGAAGAACGAGAGATTTATGCTGTGGAAAAAAAGACCATTCATAAACTAAACGGGTACCAACCACGAGATTTTTTCAAATGGTTTCATGATTTTGCTTTAGCCATCAATGACCACAATGCTTATCAATCTTTGAAATCAACATCGCAAAACTTGCAATTTCTTTGTAGTGCCATGCAATGCCATGTAACTGAAAATGCAGAATGGCATACGTTAGAATTCACAATCAACGAAGATACAAAGACTAAGTTTCCTGGATTTTACCAACGAACAGGCTCACGATTAGAAAAAACTAAACTAAATATTGAAGTATGGGATAAATTCAATCCAACTCATAAATTTAAAATTACAAATCAGGGCAAAACCATCCAGTTTCATTTTCCCATTGATCCTCCTGCCGATTACTTTCTTTCTCCAAAAGAAATACGATTTTTAGGAGATTTTGAAATCCGATCTTTTGGGATCACCGTAAAAATCAATAATTTGGAATACAAATTAAAAACAAGTTTTGATAATCAAACAGACACTCTTAACGGACATTTTGTACGGATTGGGAAAAAAGAAATCAACGGAAGTTTTTTCTACATTATTCCCCAAGGTTTTGTGAATTTTTTTATCCCAGGGAATATGGATGAATACTTTAATGAGTTTTTTACCCTACTTATCCAAGGAACCCAAGGAAGGGGAGGTTCCCAAATCCATGCAACGTTTAGAAAAACACCGCGCGGACAAATCAATACGATTACCACTTACAACGAAACTAAAAGGAAACGGTTTTCTTTGTTTGGCGGCGATGATTCTCAAAAGGCAAGTAATGATTTTGATTTTTTTGCCTCATGGGAAGAGGCCATGTTGGAAGATTTAAAGTAA
- a CDS encoding inositol monophosphatase family protein, translating into MGISSPTISFPIDETIKRIEYVKANAMGIIHEAKKIQREVSAIRSQTDADEKERIDAADGKLGDILIRFLQKSFPKDGIICEDKPTIDGGDFKWVLDPVDGSMNFVRGLPLYAISFGLEHRETPVGGVVIVPPQESVYSAVMGEGAYKNGEQIYTSTISELNRAIFSPNLPTKRAHMIQEIMADLSGFLTYARSFRRTGSFVLDACFIAEGVMDAIWEKTVKHWDVSAISVILAEAGGKLTDLNGVHYYTGLPELVASNGVLHSEILNLLKTVRSTVSRN; encoded by the coding sequence ATGGGCATATCTTCACCAACCATTAGTTTCCCTATTGATGAAACCATCAAACGGATCGAATACGTAAAAGCAAATGCTATGGGAATCATCCATGAAGCAAAAAAAATTCAACGAGAAGTCTCCGCCATTCGATCACAAACAGATGCCGATGAAAAGGAACGAATAGATGCCGCCGACGGTAAGTTAGGTGATATTTTAATTCGATTTTTACAAAAATCCTTTCCAAAAGATGGAATTATCTGTGAGGACAAGCCAACCATTGATGGTGGGGATTTTAAGTGGGTATTAGATCCAGTGGACGGATCCATGAATTTTGTTCGTGGACTGCCTTTGTATGCAATATCCTTTGGGTTAGAACATAGAGAAACACCTGTCGGTGGAGTTGTGATTGTTCCTCCACAAGAATCCGTCTATTCTGCGGTGATGGGAGAGGGCGCATATAAAAATGGGGAACAAATTTATACTTCCACCATTTCTGAATTGAACCGTGCCATTTTTTCACCGAATCTTCCCACCAAACGAGCTCACATGATCCAGGAAATTATGGCTGACCTTTCCGGATTTTTAACCTACGCACGTTCTTTTCGTAGAACTGGCTCTTTTGTTTTGGATGCCTGTTTCATCGCTGAAGGTGTAATGGATGCGATTTGGGAAAAAACAGTCAAACACTGGGATGTTTCTGCCATTTCTGTGATTTTGGCGGAAGCTGGTGGGAAATTGACTGACTTAAATGGAGTCCATTATTACACAGGACTTCCGGAATTAGTGGCTTCTAATGGAGTTTTACATTCCGAAATTTTAAATTTATTAAAGACAGTTCGTTCTACAGTCAGTCGAAATTGA
- a CDS encoding NHL repeat-containing protein: MIRILLLLTFFSFGLLAQESKEYKLTEKAYGLAWDGINFWYIDTNRRAIIKINEIGEQEIFNLGLANLRGISFDAREGKLLVVAPKQILKLDPNSGGITDKIQIPLSNVAGIASVGNYYYILDLDSGKVQIYDQSTSLLIGGFFTDRTRPRDICYGRDSLWISDSADNSIYRYDTKTGKITGSIKTNLRSIRGVLLSGSKLWVVDRENKEIKNIPFVETERFIASGEEEYNLEVTLKFKLDSVSLSKAQIAILHPPSNEQQRIRSVKFSDPAYQPTFIQRNRVQMKKLSIEDLPGEQTVKYKFSSKNQFIKYYVTDEYLDKEAVYPGDVTAFYEKPSEEVKFLPRDYLDAIYQARQTSVGINDFKDKMKAIGVPMQPFRMIRFEKGKPKSMQDSLSIFLLSYGWIPIGDLGLGSNTDKRYFEKKESDLILFQSLNFKSSVSPVYFRKDANSEWENLPAEITYKIK; the protein is encoded by the coding sequence ATGATTCGTATTTTATTATTATTAACATTCTTTTCATTCGGATTATTGGCACAGGAAAGTAAGGAATACAAACTTACAGAGAAAGCATACGGTCTTGCTTGGGATGGAATCAATTTTTGGTACATTGATACCAATCGTCGTGCAATTATTAAAATCAATGAAATTGGTGAACAAGAGATCTTTAACTTAGGTTTAGCAAACCTGCGTGGTATTAGTTTTGATGCTCGTGAAGGCAAACTTCTTGTCGTGGCACCCAAACAGATTCTGAAACTAGATCCCAACTCCGGTGGGATTACTGATAAAATTCAGATCCCCCTTTCCAATGTTGCCGGTATTGCCAGCGTCGGAAATTATTATTATATTTTGGATTTGGATTCTGGAAAAGTTCAAATTTATGATCAATCGACTTCACTTTTGATAGGTGGATTTTTCACGGATCGCACTCGGCCGCGTGACATCTGTTATGGGAGAGATTCCTTATGGATTTCGGATTCGGCAGATAATAGCATCTACCGGTATGACACGAAAACAGGAAAAATTACAGGATCGATTAAAACAAATCTAAGATCTATTCGTGGTGTTTTACTAAGTGGATCTAAACTTTGGGTTGTAGACCGCGAAAATAAGGAAATCAAAAATATTCCCTTCGTTGAGACAGAACGTTTTATTGCTTCAGGAGAAGAAGAATACAATTTAGAAGTTACATTAAAATTCAAACTTGATTCTGTTTCCTTATCAAAAGCACAAATAGCTATCCTTCATCCGCCATCGAATGAACAACAAAGAATTCGATCTGTTAAGTTTTCCGATCCGGCCTACCAGCCAACTTTCATTCAAAGGAACCGAGTTCAAATGAAGAAGTTATCCATCGAAGACTTACCTGGAGAACAAACTGTTAAGTATAAATTCTCTTCTAAAAATCAATTTATTAAGTACTATGTTACTGATGAGTATTTAGATAAAGAAGCTGTATATCCGGGGGATGTGACCGCTTTTTATGAAAAACCTAGTGAGGAAGTAAAATTTTTACCTAGAGATTATTTGGATGCGATTTATCAAGCTCGCCAAACTAGTGTTGGTATAAATGATTTTAAAGATAAAATGAAAGCCATTGGAGTTCCGATGCAGCCGTTTCGAATGATTCGTTTTGAAAAAGGAAAGCCAAAGTCTATGCAAGATTCCTTATCCATTTTTCTTTTGAGTTACGGTTGGATTCCTATTGGGGATTTGGGTCTTGGAAGTAATACGGATAAGCGATATTTTGAAAAAAA
- the cysE gene encoding serine O-acetyltransferase: MFENIKIIKKFDPAAKSYLEIVLCYPGLHALWLHKFAHLLYKLRLPIIPRLVNYISRFLTGIDIHPGAKIAPGVFIDHGSGVVIGETAIIGSGSLIFQGVTLGGTGKESGKRHPTIGKHVVIGAGAKVLGNITVEDHVRVGAGSVVMRNVPAGCTVVGIPGKVVKAGDIASDSVEQMLEHNQMPDPIAKVFSVLLEKVETQQQLINKLYEKQQLLEKSSIEAQEDDRFLQEFIHGDGI, encoded by the coding sequence ATGTTTGAAAATATAAAAATTATCAAAAAATTTGACCCGGCAGCAAAATCCTATTTGGAAATTGTGCTTTGTTACCCTGGGCTGCATGCCCTATGGCTCCATAAATTCGCTCATTTACTTTATAAACTTCGATTGCCCATCATCCCAAGACTGGTAAATTACATTAGTCGGTTTTTAACGGGCATTGATATCCACCCTGGTGCCAAAATTGCGCCAGGTGTTTTTATAGATCACGGTTCTGGAGTAGTGATTGGAGAAACTGCAATTATAGGCAGTGGTTCCCTCATCTTCCAAGGAGTGACCCTTGGGGGAACAGGAAAAGAATCCGGAAAACGACATCCAACGATTGGTAAGCATGTAGTAATAGGAGCAGGGGCGAAAGTTCTAGGAAATATCACAGTTGAAGACCATGTCCGAGTTGGTGCTGGATCTGTTGTTATGCGAAATGTTCCGGCAGGTTGTACTGTAGTGGGAATTCCTGGTAAGGTAGTTAAGGCTGGTGACATAGCGTCTGATAGCGTAGAACAAATGTTAGAACACAATCAAATGCCAGATCCAATTGCCAAAGTATTTTCTGTTCTACTGGAAAAAGTCGAAACTCAACAACAGCTCATTAACAAACTTTACGAAAAACAACAACTGTTAGAAAAATCTTCAATTGAAGCTCAAGAAGATGATAGATTCCTTCAAGAATTCATTCATGGAGATGGAATTTAA